From the genome of Solibacillus sp. FSL H8-0538:
AGTATTTTGGGAATAAGGAGTGACATTAATAATGCGTAAATCAGTTGTGTTAGTATTATTTCTATGCCTTGTTTTATTAGTGGCATGTTCAAATGGAAATGAAAAAAGCAATCAAGAAGAACAAAGCGAAAATACAGCAATCAACTCTGGTGACTTAAGAGAAGAGACCGCGTCTATCGAGGTGTTGCCCGAGTTCTTAGATAATAAATCGGAAGAGATCCAGAATCTATATATGTACGTGGCAAAGAATAAGGAGCTATTGGAGCACATCCCTTGTTATTGTGGTTGTGGTGAATCTGTTGGTCATAAAAATAATTACGATTGTTTTATATACAAAAATAACGAAGATCATTCACTTGTTTGGGACGATCATGCGACTAGATGCGGTGTTTGTTTAGAAATTGCAACACAATCTATTAATGATTATAATGGCGGGAAATCTATTAAAGAGATTCGAATCTTGATTGATGAAAAATACCGAAGTGGATACGCAGAACCTACTTCAACTCCAAAAGTATAAGAAAATGATACTTTGACAATGTTATAAACACTTTTATTTAAATGACAAAGAAGACTGCCCCAAAATACAAAATTAGGGACAGTCTTTATTTTTTGGATTACAAAGGGTATAGAGTGTTATATCAGGTTAAAGATTCGGTTTATACTATAAAAAAGAAAAAAGCATTCATTCTATTTATAGTAGTAAGATAAATAGCACGAACGAATTTTTACATAAGTAAATATTAAATCAAACTTAAATTTGTCTGTAATGAAGTAGTATAACATTTTAATATAAGGTTGGTGAATTCATAAAATGAAAGTGTTGTTAGTAGATGATGAAGAAAAGATTACAAATGTATTAGCTTCTTATTTCGAAAAAAATGGTGATATTACATACATTGCGAACACGGGAGAGTCCGCAATTCAATTAATAGACCAAATACCTCTTGATATGATTATTCTAGATTTAATGTTACCAGATATGGATGGAGAAAGTATTTGTCAATATGTGAAGTTGAATTATGATGTTCCCGTCATTATGTTAACGGCTAAGATTTCAATCGAAAGTAAAGTAACGGGATTCGAGCTTGGTGCTGATGATTATGTTGTGAAACCATTTCATCCTAAAGAGGTGATAGTAAGAGCTGAAAGGCTGCTTCCAGAATCACATAAAAAACAGGTGATTACATCTGGAAATTTAGAGCTCCATAAAAATGAAAGACAAGTAGTATGGAAACATCAAATTGTGCAGCTTACCCAACATGAATTCAATATTTTACTGTTACTAGCTGAAAGTCCAAAAAAGGTATTTAGTCGTGATGATATTATTCAAAAATTATTTGGTTATGATACAGAAATACATCTACGTGTTATTGACCAACATATTAAAAATATTCGCAAGAAGATTAATAGAGATTATATACAAACCGTCTTTGGCTTAGGATATAAAATGAATGAGAAGGTTAAAAGCGAATGAAGTTTAGTATAAAAATTTCAGCAATTATTGCGATTTTTTCTACCTGTATGCTCCTCATGATTACAGCTATATTGCTGTATAAAGGACATGAGCATTTAATGATGCTCCAAATTACAGATTCTGAAGTATTAATTCGCCATTTTGATATGGCATTAAGAGAAACAGCGTTTTGGTCAGTAGGTTTACTTATCATTGTCATAGTTGTTTCTAGTATATTAATTGCAAGAGTGTTGATACGCCCGATTCAAGAAATGGATCGGTTTGCATTGCGGCTTGTACGAGGAGAACGCAACTTAAGTATTAGCTATAAAGAAAATGATCAACTGGGTCAATTAGGACAATCATTAATAAAATTAGATGAAACTTTGAGTACATACGAATTGCGTCGTAAAGAAATGACACAAGATCTCGCTCATGAAATCCGCAACCCACTAG
Proteins encoded in this window:
- a CDS encoding PCYCGC motif-containing (lipo)protein; the protein is MRKSVVLVLFLCLVLLVACSNGNEKSNQEEQSENTAINSGDLREETASIEVLPEFLDNKSEEIQNLYMYVAKNKELLEHIPCYCGCGESVGHKNNYDCFIYKNNEDHSLVWDDHATRCGVCLEIATQSINDYNGGKSIKEIRILIDEKYRSGYAEPTSTPKV
- a CDS encoding response regulator transcription factor: MKVLLVDDEEKITNVLASYFEKNGDITYIANTGESAIQLIDQIPLDMIILDLMLPDMDGESICQYVKLNYDVPVIMLTAKISIESKVTGFELGADDYVVKPFHPKEVIVRAERLLPESHKKQVITSGNLELHKNERQVVWKHQIVQLTQHEFNILLLLAESPKKVFSRDDIIQKLFGYDTEIHLRVIDQHIKNIRKKINRDYIQTVFGLGYKMNEKVKSE